A genomic region of Alligator mississippiensis isolate rAllMis1 chromosome 4, rAllMis1, whole genome shotgun sequence contains the following coding sequences:
- the ADSL gene encoding adenylosuccinate lyase isoform X2: MELIADWRWLQRGSLERTPPSQSLGLPITDEQIQEMEANLDNVDFKMAAEEEKKLRHDVMAHVHTFAHCCPKASGIIHLGATSCYVGDNTDLIVLRDGFNLLLPKLARVISRLANFAEKYADLPTLGFTHYQPAQLTTVGKRCCLWIQDLCMDLQNLERARDDLRFRGVKGTTGTQASFLQLFEGNHEKVEELDRLVTAMAGFKRAYIVTGQTYSRKVDIEVLSVLASLGASIHKICTDIRLLANLKEIEEPFERDQIGSSAMPYKRNPMRSERCCSLARHLVTLVLNPLQTASVQWFERTLDDSANRRVCLAEAFLTADIILSTLQNISEGLVVYPKVIERRIQQELPFMATENIIMAMVKAGGNRQDCHEKIRVLSQQAAAVVKQEGGDNDLIARIRADPYFSPIQGHLESLLDPTSFTGRALQQVARFLKEEVHPMLTPYQSKMGVKIELAL; the protein is encoded by the exons TCACTGGGGCTGCCTATCACTGATGAGCAAATCCAAGAGATGGAAGCCAACCTGGACAATGTTGACTTCAAGATGGcagcagaggaggaaaagaaactgcGTCATGATGTGATGGCCCATGTGCACACCTTTGCACACTGCTGTCCCAAAGCTTCAGGCATCATTCACCTTGGAGCCACTTCGTGTTATGTGGGGGACAACACG GACCTGATTGTTCTGCGTGATGGCTTCAATCTGCTGCTACCCAAG CTCGCCAGGGTGATCAGCCGGCTTGCCAATTTTGCTGAGAAGTATGCCGACTTGCCTACGTTGGGCTTTACTCACTACCA gcctgcccagctcACCACAGTGGGAAAGCGCTGCTGCCTGTGGATCCAGGACCTGTGCATGGACCTGCAGAACCTAGAGCGTGCGCGGGATGACTTGCGATTTCGTGGGGTGAAAGGCACCACTGGCACTCAGGCCAGCTTCCTGCAGCTCTTTGAAGGCAATCATGAGAAA gtgGAGGAGCTCGACAGGCTGGTGACTGCCATGGCAGGATTTAAGCG AGCTTATATAGTAACAGGTCAGACATATAGCCGCAAAGTGGATATTGAAGTCCTAAGTGTGCTGGCCAGTCTGGGGGCATCCATACACAAG ATCTGTACTGACATCCGCCTGCTGGCCAATCTCAAGGAGATAGAGGAGCCTTTTGAAAGAGATCAGATTG GTTCAAGTGCCATGCCTTACAAGAGGAACCCAATGCGTTCAGAGCGTTGCTGCAGTTTGGCCCGTCACCTAGTGACCCTagttctgaaccctctccagacaGCCTCCGTGCAGTGGTTTGAACGCACTTTGGATGACAGTGCAAACAG GCGCGTGTGTCTGGCTGAGGCTTTCCTGACAGCAGACATCATACTGAGCACACTGCAGAATATCTCCGAGGGACTTGTGGTCTATCCCAAG GTGATTGAGAGACGGATCCAACAGGAGCTACCCTTCATGGCCACAGAGAATATTATCATGGCTATGGTGAAAGCTGGGGGCAATCGTCAG GATTGTCATGAGAAGATACGAGTCctttcccagcaggcagctgcagttgtGAAACAGGAAGGGGGCGATAATGACCTTATTGCCCGTATCCGTGCTGATCCCTACTTCAGCCCCATCCAGGGACACTTGGAGAGCCTCCTGGACCCCACATCCTTCACTGGACGTGCACTGCAGCAG GTGGCAAGGTTCCTGAAGGAGGAGGTTCATCCAATGCTTACTCCATACCAAAGCAAGATGGGTGTGAAAATAGAGCTGGCACTTTAG